From Candidatus Pedobacter colombiensis, one genomic window encodes:
- a CDS encoding DUF5808 domain-containing protein: MSDWNDPTNNPTNYKYGVFYFNPGDDRIIVPKRISSLGWTLNFANPKAYIVIFLIVVVIPYLSIKFSN, encoded by the coding sequence ATGAGCGACTGGAACGACCCCACAAATAATCCAACTAATTATAAATACGGAGTTTTTTATTTCAATCCAGGCGATGATAGGATTATAGTGCCCAAAAGAATTTCATCTCTTGGTTGGACATTGAATTTTGCAAACCCTAAAGCATACATTGTGATTTTTTTGATTGTTGTTGTTATCCCTTACCTGAGCATTAAATTCAGTAATTAG
- a CDS encoding phosphatase PAP2 family protein: protein MIIKYQLKISLVLLAFVCAVKVQGQTIDSLPAKVVYSEVEYRSIKPKALIVPAFFIAYGFTAPYIKPLKKLDDDTNFELREDHPGFGFHADDYLRYVPIAAVYGLDLAGVKSKHNFVDRTAMLLLSTAIMGASTTITKNMTHRMRPNGLNDQSFPSGHTAMAFMAAEFMHQEYKDQSPWYSVIGYSAALTTATLRLYNGAHWLSDVVAGAGYGMLSTKISYWAYPFIKDKLFHRKSNQTVLVPFHQDGHTGLTFVGKL, encoded by the coding sequence ATGATTATAAAGTATCAGTTAAAGATTAGCCTGGTTTTGTTGGCATTTGTTTGTGCTGTTAAAGTTCAGGGACAAACCATAGATTCATTGCCTGCAAAGGTAGTTTATAGCGAAGTCGAGTACAGGTCTATCAAGCCTAAAGCACTTATCGTACCCGCCTTTTTTATTGCTTACGGATTTACTGCACCTTATATCAAACCATTAAAAAAGCTGGATGATGATACCAATTTCGAATTGAGAGAGGATCATCCAGGGTTTGGCTTCCATGCTGATGATTACCTGCGCTATGTTCCTATTGCTGCTGTATATGGACTGGATTTGGCAGGTGTAAAAAGTAAACATAATTTTGTGGATAGAACAGCAATGTTACTTTTGTCTACCGCCATAATGGGTGCTTCTACTACCATTACCAAAAATATGACGCACAGGATGCGCCCTAATGGCTTAAATGATCAATCTTTTCCATCTGGCCATACTGCAATGGCTTTTATGGCTGCAGAGTTTATGCATCAGGAGTATAAAGATCAGTCTCCCTGGTATAGTGTAATTGGATATTCTGCTGCGCTAACTACTGCTACGCTGCGTTTATATAATGGTGCTCACTGGCTAAGCGATGTAGTTGCCGGTGCCGGATATGGTATGCTCTCTACAAAAATTTCTTACTGGGCTTATCCCTTTATAAAAGATAAGCTGTTTCACCGCAAATCAAACCAAACTGTATTGGTTCCCTTTCATCAGGATGGGCACACGGGTTTAACTTTTGTTGGTAAGCTTTGA
- a CDS encoding TonB-dependent receptor has translation MSKILLFAALLFTTLSKAQTPLITISGVVKDGGNTAVPYVNVALKKQADSSFVSGTITNDEGMYTFSGIKSGAYIIEVSGVGYKTYKHQTTIGVMSAFLDLGTITLKEDAKLLEHVVITGKAQDGVSDKMDKKVFSLGNNLTQSGGSVLQAMQNLPGVTVQDGKVQLRGNDKIAVLIDGKQNAITGFGSQTGLDNIPASAIERIEIINNPSVRYDANGNAGIINIIYKKNRQEGLNGKIGLTTGLGALWLRKDNLPGIRPQYQATPKVNPSLSLNYRKNKLNTFLQADWLYTQTLNRNEFAERVYDDGTVIKQQVKRNRTTTFSTVKTGVDWNPDDNNTFTFSAYLNREKILDDGDIPYFNGDLSERRRLWQFLEDEVKYTATGALLYQHKFKQPGHLLNAAFNYTFHREDEKYFFTNIMPSFTGKDSFKLLSDEHVADLNLDYIKPLKHGRLESGFKLRNRTIPTNMQFFPGLNSPLDVNAGGWADYKEIIPAVYGNYVFESNTFEVEAGLRLEYVKVNYDVNPTHNTYKSDGYDYFRLFPNIRLGYKLNGANKLSIYYNERVDRPNEVDIRIFPKYDEPEVIKVGNPTLRPQFTKSLELGHKVSWEKGSLYSALYGKRTTATITRIATTVPGNALIYNIFQNAGDSQNAGAELTLQQELRPWFSINLSGALYRNTIDAFTVENKYPVPTIYSMDKESITSWNSKLNTMFKLSKKTELQLSAIYLAPDLIPQGKIGSRFSIDLGVKKQIQNGKGELFLNGTDILNTLQIKKEIVGNGFRLNSTDYYETQVFRLGYSYKF, from the coding sequence ATGTCTAAGATCCTTTTATTTGCAGCCTTGCTGTTTACAACGCTCTCTAAAGCTCAAACTCCTTTAATTACCATTTCTGGAGTTGTAAAAGACGGTGGAAACACCGCGGTACCTTATGTTAATGTTGCGCTTAAAAAACAAGCCGATAGTAGCTTTGTCTCCGGTACCATTACCAATGATGAAGGTATGTATACTTTTTCTGGAATAAAAAGTGGTGCTTATATAATTGAAGTTTCTGGGGTCGGATATAAAACTTACAAGCATCAAACTACAATTGGGGTAATGAGTGCATTTCTGGATCTGGGAACCATCACGTTGAAAGAAGATGCAAAGCTGTTGGAACATGTTGTCATTACCGGAAAAGCACAGGATGGAGTATCTGATAAAATGGATAAGAAGGTTTTTTCTCTTGGTAATAACCTTACTCAGTCTGGCGGGTCAGTTTTACAGGCCATGCAAAATCTTCCGGGGGTAACCGTTCAGGATGGGAAGGTTCAGCTTCGTGGAAACGATAAAATTGCAGTGCTAATTGATGGGAAACAAAATGCAATTACCGGTTTTGGCAGTCAGACCGGTTTGGATAATATACCGGCTTCTGCGATAGAGCGCATTGAAATTATTAATAATCCATCTGTACGTTATGATGCAAATGGGAATGCGGGTATCATTAATATCATCTACAAAAAGAACAGGCAGGAGGGGTTAAATGGAAAGATTGGACTGACTACTGGTTTAGGCGCATTGTGGCTGCGAAAAGATAATCTACCTGGGATAAGACCTCAATATCAGGCAACGCCTAAAGTTAATCCTTCGCTTTCCCTTAATTACCGGAAAAATAAGCTGAATACGTTCCTTCAGGCCGATTGGTTGTATACTCAAACGCTAAATCGTAATGAGTTTGCAGAACGGGTATATGATGATGGTACGGTGATTAAGCAGCAGGTAAAACGAAATAGAACAACTACATTTTCTACAGTTAAAACCGGAGTAGACTGGAATCCGGATGACAATAATACTTTTACTTTTTCGGCCTATTTAAACCGGGAGAAGATTTTAGATGATGGTGATATTCCCTATTTTAATGGTGATTTGTCTGAAAGAAGACGTTTGTGGCAATTTCTCGAAGATGAAGTAAAATATACGGCTACCGGTGCTTTGTTGTATCAGCATAAATTTAAACAACCCGGACACCTTTTAAATGCGGCTTTCAACTATACGTTTCACAGGGAAGATGAGAAGTATTTTTTTACCAATATTATGCCTTCTTTTACAGGGAAGGACTCTTTTAAGTTATTGTCTGATGAGCATGTGGCGGACCTGAATCTGGATTACATCAAGCCGCTTAAGCATGGTCGCCTTGAAAGTGGATTTAAATTAAGAAACAGGACTATTCCCACCAATATGCAGTTTTTTCCTGGATTAAACTCTCCATTGGATGTGAATGCGGGCGGATGGGCTGATTATAAAGAAATCATACCTGCCGTATATGGTAATTATGTTTTTGAGAGCAATACCTTTGAGGTGGAAGCTGGCTTAAGGTTGGAATATGTGAAAGTGAATTATGATGTAAATCCAACTCATAATACCTATAAAAGCGATGGTTATGACTATTTTCGACTTTTTCCTAATATCCGTTTAGGGTATAAGTTAAATGGGGCTAACAAACTTTCTATTTATTATAATGAGCGTGTAGACAGACCAAATGAGGTCGACATCAGGATTTTTCCAAAGTATGATGAGCCGGAAGTTATAAAGGTTGGAAACCCGACCTTGCGGCCTCAATTTACTAAAAGCTTAGAATTGGGGCATAAGGTAAGCTGGGAAAAGGGGAGTCTTTATTCTGCATTATATGGTAAACGTACAACTGCTACCATTACGCGTATTGCTACTACAGTGCCTGGTAATGCGCTTATATATAATATTTTTCAGAATGCTGGTGACAGTCAAAACGCAGGAGCTGAGCTTACTTTACAGCAAGAGCTGAGGCCATGGTTCTCGATTAATTTAAGCGGAGCTTTATATAGGAATACAATTGATGCTTTTACGGTTGAAAACAAATATCCTGTTCCAACTATTTACAGCATGGACAAGGAAAGCATTACTTCCTGGAATTCGAAGCTAAACACGATGTTTAAGCTTTCTAAAAAAACGGAGTTACAATTATCTGCCATTTATCTGGCACCCGATCTGATCCCGCAAGGGAAAATTGGTTCCAGGTTTTCAATAGATTTGGGAGTGAAAAAACAAATACAGAATGGTAAGGGCGAGTTGTTTTTAAATGGGACTGATATTTTAAATACATTGCAGATTAAAAAAGAGATTGTTGGCAACGGTTTTCGTCTAAATAGCACTGATTATTATGAAACTCAGGTGTTCAGGTTGGGTTATAGTTATAAGTTTTAA
- a CDS encoding HAMP domain-containing sensor histidine kinase, with protein sequence MKNLLNKPLRIFTLYSFVVLLCSIPVYFIIVDLIWIHEVEEHNHIKSEATKQNLRSIKFEDGQMGKSIALWNQIQPETKLREVDALRSDSTYNEYRKNTYIPGKGFDRFEGLVTYFELNGKFYSLTVETNLEESYETILAITAVTALFFIILLIGFIRLNKRISIKLWQPFYVSLQKIKAFDLSSLEKPEFDKTDIIEFEEMNSSVSRLMDGSISVYKQQREFTENASHELQTPLAVIQSKLDLLLQSQSLSSQQSAIIDESHKALTRVFRINKNLLLLAKIENQQYAGQENINLSLQLEEQIELLSDFLFTKNLKLHQQIAPNVNIEGNRVLVEIMLTNILMNAVRHNVKNGEIGICLEQGELIVSNTAVASLNPEKLFKRFSSAAADSPGSGLGLAIVKEICSRYKWNVSYKFENGAHIFAVSF encoded by the coding sequence ATGAAGAACTTATTAAATAAGCCCTTACGGATTTTTACGCTCTACTCGTTTGTGGTATTGTTGTGCAGTATCCCTGTTTATTTCATCATTGTTGATTTAATATGGATACATGAGGTTGAGGAACACAATCACATTAAAAGCGAGGCAACAAAACAAAACCTGCGTTCCATAAAATTTGAAGATGGACAGATGGGAAAAAGCATTGCGCTTTGGAACCAGATACAGCCCGAAACGAAGCTGCGTGAGGTTGATGCTTTGCGGTCGGACAGTACCTATAATGAGTATCGCAAAAATACATATATCCCAGGTAAAGGATTTGATCGGTTTGAAGGACTGGTTACCTATTTTGAATTGAATGGTAAGTTTTATAGTCTTACCGTTGAGACTAATCTGGAAGAGAGTTATGAAACTATTTTAGCTATTACGGCTGTTACAGCATTATTTTTTATCATTTTACTGATTGGCTTTATTCGATTAAACAAAAGGATCTCTATTAAATTGTGGCAGCCGTTTTACGTTAGTCTGCAAAAGATAAAGGCTTTTGACCTGAGTAGTCTGGAAAAGCCGGAATTTGACAAGACGGATATCATTGAGTTTGAGGAGATGAATAGCAGTGTAAGCCGGTTGATGGATGGTAGCATTAGTGTTTACAAACAACAAAGGGAGTTTACAGAAAATGCTTCGCATGAGTTGCAGACTCCTCTGGCTGTAATTCAATCGAAATTAGATTTACTCTTGCAAAGTCAATCCCTTTCATCCCAGCAATCTGCAATTATTGATGAAAGCCATAAGGCTTTAACAAGGGTGTTCCGGATAAACAAAAACTTGTTGCTGCTTGCCAAAATAGAAAACCAGCAGTATGCCGGTCAGGAAAATATAAATCTGTCCCTGCAATTGGAGGAACAGATTGAGTTGCTTTCAGATTTCCTATTCACTAAAAATTTAAAGTTGCATCAGCAGATAGCACCTAACGTAAATATTGAAGGTAATAGGGTGCTGGTAGAAATTATGCTGACCAATATATTGATGAACGCGGTGCGGCATAATGTTAAAAACGGTGAAATTGGTATTTGTCTTGAGCAGGGTGAATTAATTGTTTCTAATACCGCAGTGGCATCTTTAAATCCTGAAAAACTTTTTAAACGCTTTAGTTCTGCTGCTGCTGATAGTCCGGGGAGTGGCCTGGGGCTTGCTATTGTTAAGGAAATATGTAGCCGTTATAAATGGAATGTCAGCTATAAGTTCGAAAATGGGGCTCATATTTTTGCCGTATCCTTTTAG
- a CDS encoding response regulator transcription factor: MKILIIEDERELAQSIADYLSEENYLCEFAATYQEALEKIEAYAYDCILLDIMLPGGSGMKILERLKGLNKQEGVIIISAKNSLDDKIQGLHFGADDYLAKPFHLPELAARIYSVIRRRSFANTNIIQQNELQIDLLGKSVKVHEELIPLTKKELDLLLYFIANKNKVVSKVALAEHLSGELADMLDNHDFIYAHIKNLKRKLTEAGCANYLKTIYGSGYKWEI; encoded by the coding sequence ATGAAAATCTTGATTATTGAAGATGAACGTGAACTGGCACAAAGTATAGCTGATTATTTATCTGAAGAAAACTATCTGTGTGAATTTGCTGCTACCTATCAGGAAGCGCTTGAAAAGATAGAAGCCTATGCGTATGATTGCATTTTATTGGATATTATGCTGCCTGGTGGAAGCGGCATGAAGATTCTGGAACGATTGAAGGGGTTAAATAAACAGGAAGGTGTAATTATAATCTCCGCTAAAAATTCGTTGGATGATAAGATACAAGGTTTACATTTTGGCGCCGATGATTACCTGGCGAAGCCATTTCATTTACCTGAACTTGCCGCAAGGATTTACTCTGTAATCAGAAGAAGGAGTTTTGCCAATACCAACATCATTCAGCAAAATGAGCTGCAAATTGATTTGCTGGGTAAATCTGTGAAAGTGCATGAGGAACTTATTCCACTAACCAAAAAAGAACTGGATTTGTTGCTTTATTTCATTGCGAACAAGAATAAAGTGGTTTCTAAAGTTGCACTTGCCGAGCACCTTTCGGGTGAGCTTGCTGATATGTTGGATAATCATGATTTTATCTATGCGCATATTAAAAACCTTAAGAGAAAACTTACAGAGGCGGGCTGTGCGAATTATTTAAAAACCATTTATGGTAGCGGTTATAAATGGGAAATATGA
- a CDS encoding RNA polymerase sigma factor, with translation MTKTEFNVQLHDHSGSLQSFALNFTKDIEDANDLVQDTMLKAVTYYGKFKEGTNLKGWLFTIMKNTFINNYRRLVKTNALITKSDDISSANLHYSATKNTSESKFVIGDIHKALSTLQPEYYIPFVKYFEGYKYHEIAEMLEIPIGTVKTRIHVARQILKKYLKTYSKDILGSEMI, from the coding sequence ATGACAAAAACTGAGTTCAACGTACAGCTGCACGACCATTCTGGTTCCTTACAGTCCTTCGCCCTAAATTTTACTAAAGACATCGAGGATGCAAATGATCTGGTGCAAGACACAATGCTTAAAGCGGTTACCTATTATGGGAAGTTCAAGGAAGGGACGAATCTGAAGGGTTGGCTGTTTACAATTATGAAGAATACGTTTATTAATAATTACAGGCGTTTGGTAAAAACAAATGCATTAATCACAAAATCAGACGATATTTCTTCTGCCAATTTGCATTACAGTGCAACAAAAAATACCAGCGAAAGTAAATTTGTAATTGGTGATATTCATAAAGCGTTATCAACATTACAACCGGAATATTATATTCCATTTGTGAAATATTTTGAAGGTTATAAATATCACGAAATAGCAGAAATGCTTGAAATTCCAATAGGTACAGTTAAAACAAGAATCCATGTCGCCCGACAAATTCTTAAGAAATACTTGAAAACCTATTCAAAAGACATTTTGGGTTCTGAAATGATTTAA
- the murB gene encoding UDP-N-acetylmuramate dehydrogenase, which translates to MSIIQENISLQSYNTFGVAVSSSFFAEIFNESELKELLALDMIKKQPLLVLGGGSNILFTKDFNGLVIKVSIPGITAVVEHNEVLVTAGAGVVWNEFVNYCVSSGFAGVENLSLIPGTVGASPIQNIGAYGVELKDVFYTCRGYEIATGEERVFNFEDCKFGYRDSVFKNELKGQYIITAVTFKLSTEAHINSKYGAIQTELLNRNITNPTIADISRVVADIRVSKLPDPSTIGNAGSFFKNPVIDRLAFEKMLAKFPDVVHYPAPNDKIKLAAGWLIEQCGFKGKVVGHTGTWKNQALVLVNHGGATGDEVYTFSEEIINKVNIMFGVMLEREVNIL; encoded by the coding sequence ATGTCTATTATACAAGAAAATATATCCCTGCAATCTTATAACACATTTGGTGTAGCTGTTAGTTCAAGTTTTTTTGCTGAGATTTTTAATGAATCAGAATTAAAGGAGCTGTTGGCTCTGGATATGATTAAGAAACAGCCTCTTTTGGTATTAGGTGGGGGTAGTAATATTTTATTTACTAAAGATTTTAATGGATTAGTGATAAAGGTAAGTATACCGGGTATTACAGCTGTAGTTGAGCACAATGAAGTGTTGGTAACTGCAGGCGCAGGAGTAGTATGGAACGAATTTGTGAATTATTGTGTAAGCAGTGGTTTTGCGGGTGTTGAAAACTTAAGTCTTATTCCCGGTACTGTTGGCGCATCACCCATACAAAATATAGGTGCGTATGGTGTGGAACTTAAGGATGTTTTTTACACTTGCAGGGGTTATGAAATTGCCACTGGCGAAGAACGTGTATTTAATTTTGAGGATTGCAAATTTGGTTATCGTGATAGCGTTTTTAAAAATGAACTGAAAGGTCAATATATCATTACAGCAGTAACTTTTAAATTAAGTACCGAAGCTCATATCAACAGCAAATATGGCGCTATACAAACCGAGCTTTTAAACCGAAATATAACCAATCCAACTATTGCAGATATATCGCGTGTTGTTGCAGATATCAGGGTAAGCAAGTTGCCTGATCCTTCGACCATTGGTAATGCCGGGAGCTTTTTTAAGAATCCTGTAATAGATCGTTTAGCGTTTGAAAAGATGCTTGCGAAATTTCCGGATGTAGTTCATTATCCGGCCCCGAATGACAAAATTAAATTGGCAGCAGGTTGGCTTATAGAGCAATGCGGTTTTAAAGGTAAGGTTGTAGGTCATACCGGGACATGGAAAAACCAGGCCTTAGTCTTGGTTAATCATGGTGGTGCTACCGGGGACGAGGTGTATACTTTTTCGGAAGAAATCATAAATAAAGTGAATATAATGTTTGGTGTAATGCTGGAACGGGAAGTAAATATTCTGTAA
- a CDS encoding TetR/AcrR family transcriptional regulator: MENQDRKRGIIIEAALKRFAHYGLSKTTMTEIAKDVSFSKALLYYYFPDKLSLYVSAIEYLMQVISRDLVKSIDKASTSTEGIFKLLQKRQSFIQKYYNLLESTQIIGNELPDDLYEKFSKARAFETIIIGSLFTRGISSGEFEIENPKLATEIFIDALSGIHFNIMSKDKNIFPGKEQFKQIFLKERVFAEIFLQGLRPYSAK; encoded by the coding sequence ATGGAAAATCAGGATAGAAAAAGAGGTATAATTATTGAAGCGGCATTAAAACGGTTTGCGCATTATGGTTTATCAAAAACCACTATGACCGAGATAGCAAAAGACGTATCTTTCTCTAAAGCACTGCTTTATTACTATTTCCCTGACAAATTAAGCTTATACGTAAGCGCCATCGAATACCTGATGCAAGTGATCAGCAGAGACCTGGTAAAATCAATTGATAAGGCAAGCACTTCAACTGAAGGAATATTTAAATTATTACAAAAAAGACAATCATTTATTCAGAAATACTACAATTTATTGGAGTCTACTCAAATTATTGGCAACGAATTGCCGGATGATCTCTATGAAAAATTCAGTAAAGCAAGAGCTTTTGAGACCATAATCATCGGATCATTATTTACCCGTGGCATTTCGAGCGGCGAGTTTGAAATAGAAAATCCAAAGCTGGCAACCGAGATATTTATCGATGCCCTGTCAGGTATACATTTTAACATCATGTCTAAAGACAAGAACATCTTCCCTGGAAAAGAACAGTTTAAGCAGATCTTCCTGAAGGAAAGAGTGTTTGCTGAGATCTTTCTGCAAGGCTTAAGGCCGTATTCCGCCAAATAA
- a CDS encoding TetR/AcrR family transcriptional regulator yields MVETDKKRETIIEGAIKRFIHYGISKTTMNEIAEDLSVSKPSLYYYFPDKSSLVLGVIEKIFNDYFEYLEQGKTADISLMDCMNNFVEIRHRFFQKYYMLHLSSGTPDSSLNSDELKKSVMKMHTRNIQFHADLFQTAVDKNEIAPTDVYKTAELYLDCLAGITSLCIMHGNKELFPSKKEMKNILERQLSLSNIFIKGLKNQ; encoded by the coding sequence ATGGTAGAGACAGATAAAAAAAGAGAAACAATTATTGAGGGTGCAATAAAACGTTTCATTCATTATGGCATTAGTAAAACCACAATGAATGAAATTGCAGAAGACCTATCGGTATCTAAACCCTCTTTATATTATTATTTTCCTGATAAAAGCAGTCTGGTATTAGGAGTAATAGAAAAAATATTTAACGATTATTTTGAATATCTGGAGCAGGGAAAAACGGCAGACATTTCACTTATGGACTGTATGAACAACTTTGTAGAAATAAGACATCGTTTTTTCCAGAAGTACTATATGCTGCATTTATCAAGCGGCACTCCCGATTCATCGTTAAATTCAGATGAACTTAAAAAGAGCGTCATGAAAATGCATACCAGAAACATACAGTTTCACGCAGATTTATTTCAGACAGCTGTTGACAAAAATGAAATTGCACCTACAGACGTATATAAAACTGCAGAGCTATACCTTGATTGTCTGGCCGGAATCACTTCATTGTGTATCATGCATGGCAATAAAGAACTGTTCCCAAGCAAAAAAGAAATGAAAAATATACTGGAAAGGCAGCTTAGCTTATCCAACATATTTATTAAAGGATTAAAAAATCAATAA
- a CDS encoding TolC family protein: MIPVLLLGLLLSNTVSAQQSLTLKEALNYAIQNSVNVRKAKLDIDGGRYKTEEIRGQALPQITGNASFTDNLIIQSIVLPGEIIGKPGETLIAKAGTKYNTGAGIQLSQQLFNQTVFTGLKAAKTSEQYYSLYANLSEEQVIEQVASNYYAVLVNKQQLDVINTNIKNVKVVEQITVNQHKNGLAKKIDVDRIKVKVTNLETQKSQVLNTITQLENQLKFSMGMPVETAIVLPATELAEVKSLPDMSTGINLDNRTELKIANIQKDLYTLDRKAKVSEYFPTLALNSNYNYTGVGNKFDMIKGNSTTNWYDMAAVGLTLKVPIFNGFTTRAKVRQADVNLKKAEEDIKQTKNSLNLAYENAKIGLKDNMNTIISQRQNVLLAQEIYNSTQNNYNNGLATLTDLLETEDSLTEAQKNYNQALLNYKVAEIQLIKSNGNIKSLL, from the coding sequence ATGATTCCAGTATTGTTATTGGGGTTATTATTATCCAATACAGTAAGCGCTCAGCAGTCCCTAACACTGAAAGAAGCCTTGAATTATGCGATCCAGAATAGCGTGAATGTGCGTAAAGCGAAACTTGACATTGATGGTGGCAGATATAAAACCGAAGAGATCAGAGGTCAGGCTTTACCACAGATTACAGGCAATGCCAGCTTCACAGACAATCTGATTATACAAAGCATTGTTTTACCAGGTGAAATTATCGGTAAACCAGGTGAAACGCTGATCGCAAAAGCAGGCACCAAATACAATACCGGAGCAGGAATCCAGCTAAGTCAGCAATTGTTTAACCAAACCGTATTTACCGGTTTAAAAGCGGCAAAAACAAGTGAGCAATATTACAGCTTATATGCCAATTTATCTGAAGAACAAGTTATTGAACAAGTAGCCAGTAACTACTATGCGGTTCTGGTTAACAAACAACAGTTGGATGTAATCAATACGAACATTAAGAACGTCAAAGTTGTAGAACAAATCACTGTCAATCAACATAAAAATGGCCTTGCCAAAAAGATTGATGTAGACCGCATAAAGGTAAAAGTAACCAATCTTGAGACACAAAAATCTCAGGTTTTAAACACCATTACTCAATTAGAGAATCAATTAAAATTCTCTATGGGAATGCCGGTTGAAACTGCAATTGTTTTACCCGCAACGGAACTGGCCGAAGTTAAATCTTTACCGGATATGTCAACAGGTATTAATTTAGATAACCGTACCGAACTAAAGATTGCAAACATTCAAAAAGATTTATACACACTAGACAGGAAAGCTAAGGTATCTGAATATTTCCCAACGCTTGCCTTAAATAGCAATTATAATTATACTGGTGTAGGCAATAAATTCGATATGATTAAAGGCAATTCGACAACCAACTGGTACGACATGGCTGCTGTAGGACTAACTTTAAAAGTTCCAATTTTTAATGGTTTCACCACAAGAGCCAAAGTACGTCAAGCTGATGTTAACCTTAAAAAAGCTGAAGAAGATATTAAGCAAACAAAGAACAGTTTAAATTTAGCTTATGAGAACGCTAAAATTGGATTAAAGGACAACATGAACACCATAATCTCACAACGTCAGAACGTTTTATTGGCACAAGAGATTTACAACAGCACGCAAAACAATTACAACAATGGACTAGCTACATTGACAGACTTGCTGGAAACTGAAGACTCATTAACAGAGGCTCAGAAAAACTACAATCAAGCACTTTTAAACTATAAAGTCGCTGAAATACAATTAATCAAATCAAACGGAAATATAAAATCGCTATTATAA
- a CDS encoding efflux RND transporter periplasmic adaptor subunit: MKRGIITALVIILALVGIGMVLTNNKKKNEAKTAIVAQGGGAVSVRTAVIKKEPIDLDFAVNGTFAPNQELDFRSENAGRVTKIYVKEGDRVTKGQVIARIDAEIINTDKETAEANLQNAIKDEARYSSSFKTGGVTQQQLDQAKLAVENARLKLQSASRKVSDANVKSPIDGIINKKYIEVGAFVNTQGTQMFEIVDVSKLKLKVNVNENQVASIKIGDQAQIKSNVFPTDSYVGKVSFIAPKADNSLNFPVELIVENNKKQDIKAGMYGTAIFKFPKQAPALTIPRGSFVGSVSSNQVFVLENGNTAKTRKVIAGRILGENVEILEGLNEGETVITSGQINLVDGSAVAPVK; encoded by the coding sequence ATGAAAAGAGGAATTATTACAGCCTTAGTAATCATACTTGCCCTGGTAGGAATTGGTATGGTATTAACCAACAATAAAAAGAAAAACGAAGCAAAAACGGCAATCGTGGCTCAAGGTGGTGGGGCTGTGAGTGTACGTACTGCTGTTATTAAAAAAGAACCTATTGACCTTGATTTTGCAGTAAACGGAACATTTGCACCGAACCAGGAACTAGATTTCCGATCTGAAAATGCAGGTCGCGTAACCAAAATCTATGTAAAAGAAGGAGATCGGGTGACTAAAGGTCAGGTTATAGCCCGTATTGATGCAGAGATCATAAATACAGATAAAGAAACAGCTGAAGCTAACCTTCAAAATGCAATCAAAGACGAAGCCAGATACAGCAGTTCATTTAAAACTGGTGGTGTTACGCAACAACAATTAGATCAGGCTAAACTGGCAGTTGAAAATGCGCGTTTAAAATTACAAAGCGCTTCCAGAAAAGTAAGTGATGCAAATGTAAAATCACCAATCGATGGTATCATCAATAAAAAATACATTGAAGTTGGAGCTTTTGTAAATACACAAGGAACCCAGATGTTTGAAATAGTTGATGTATCGAAGTTAAAACTGAAAGTAAACGTTAACGAGAATCAGGTAGCTAGCATTAAAATTGGCGATCAGGCTCAAATTAAATCGAATGTTTTCCCTACGGATAGCTATGTTGGTAAAGTGAGTTTCATCGCTCCAAAAGCAGACAACTCGTTAAACTTCCCGGTTGAGCTTATCGTAGAAAACAATAAAAAACAAGATATCAAAGCCGGTATGTACGGAACTGCAATATTTAAATTCCCTAAACAAGCTCCTGCTTTAACTATCCCGCGTGGATCATTCGTGGGTAGCGTAAGTAGTAACCAGGTATTTGTATTGGAGAATGGAAACACTGCCAAAACACGTAAAGTAATTGCAGGCAGAATTTTAGGTGAAAACGTAGAGATCCTTGAAGGATTAAATGAAGGAGAAACCGTAATTACAAGCGGTCAAATCAATTTAGTAGACGGCAGCGCTGTTGCCCCTGTAAAATAA